In the genome of Vicia villosa cultivar HV-30 ecotype Madison, WI linkage group LG7, Vvil1.0, whole genome shotgun sequence, one region contains:
- the LOC131617586 gene encoding uncharacterized protein At2g39795, mitochondrial-like produces the protein MAFNSILRNKSSTFVRAFASAGQLIRKTQLGHRAALSAAVNRFDDSFVPRSNFSSVAVKSKSKPSSDENLLRVIESEITCAQETDESGNAEEVPSNFPFKIIDSPGQQTITLERSYQGEEIKVEVHMPDLVTGDEHGNEDDDKDDESERATQSSIPLSVSVSKKGGPSLEFSCIAYPDEIVIDSLSVKNPDVSDDQIPYEGPDFQDLDESLQKTFHKYLEIRGIKPSTTNFLHEYMINKDSREYLVWLNKLKSFIQA, from the exons ATGGCGTTCAATTCAATTCTTCGCAACAAGTCGAGTACTTTCGTTAGGGCTTTTGCTTCTGCCGGTCAATTGATCAGAAAAACCCAACTGGGTCATCGCGCCGCTCTCTCCGCCGCCGTCAACAGGTTCGACGATTCCTTTGTTCCTAGGTCCAACTTTTCTTCTGTAGCTGTCAAGAGCAAAAGCAAGCCTTCCTCCGATGAGAATCTCCTCCGTGTCATCGAATCGGAAATCACATGTGCTCAGGAAACTGATGAATCCGGCAAT GCTGAGGAGGTTCCGAGTAATTTTCCGTTTAAGATTATTGATAGTCCCGGCCAACAGACAATAACACTTGAAAGGAGTTATCAAGGTGAGGAAATTAAGGTTGAGGTTCATATGCCTGATTTGGTTACTGGTGATGAACATGGGAACGAGGATGATGACAAGGATGATGAGAGTGAGAGAGCAACTCAATCTAGCATTCCACTTTCTGTGAGTGTTTCTAAGAAGGGTGGACCGTCGTTGGAGTTCAGTTGCATTGCGTATCCGGATGAGATTGTTATCGATAGCTTGTCTGTTAAGAATCCGGATGTTTCTGATGATCAGATTCCGTATGAAGGACCGGATTTTCA GGATTTGGATGAGAGTCTGCAAAAGACATTCCACAAGTACTTAGAAATAAGGGGAATCAAACCAAGCACAACAAACTTCTTGCATGAGTACATGATCAACAAGGATAGCAGAGAATACTTGGTGTGGTTGAATAAGCTCAAGAGTTTCATTCAAGCATGA